One genomic segment of Choristoneura fumiferana chromosome Z, NRCan_CFum_1, whole genome shotgun sequence includes these proteins:
- the LOC141429844 gene encoding peptidyl-prolyl cis-trans isomerase NIMA-interacting 4, whose protein sequence is MPPKKQAEKGGKGGKSGGDAKESGAKEKKGGTAVKVRHILCEKQSKCLEALEKIKAGQKFPDVAAAYSEDKARQGGDLGWMTRGSMVGPFQDAAFALPISTVANPVYTDPPIKTKFGYHIIMVEGKK, encoded by the exons atgcCTCCTAAGAAGCAGGCTGAAAAAGGTGGAAAAGGAGGCAAATCAGGCGGCGACGCGAAAG aaTCGGGCGCAAAAGAGAAAAAAGGGGGGACAGCTGTCAAAGTCCGACACATACTATGTGAGAAACAGTCAAAATGTTTAGAAgctttggaaaaaataaaagcggGTCAGAAGTTTCCTGATGTAGCAGCCGCGTATAGTGAGGACAAAGCCAGGCAAGGCGGAGACCTCGGCTGGATGACGCGCGGGTCTATGGTGGGGCCCTTCCAGGATGCGGCGTTCGCCTTGCCCATCTCTACGGTTGCCAACCCGGTGTACACAGACCCTCCGATCAAGACTAAATTCGGATATCACATTATTATGGTTGAAGGGAAAAAATGA